The nucleotide window CAGTACCAGCAGTACCGCCAACAGGGCCTGCCGATCACCAGCAGCCACATCGAGTCGACCATCAAACAGATCAACCGCCGCGTGAAAGGAACCGAGAAGTTCTGGAACCAAGCCGCCGAACCGCTCCTCGTGCTAGCCGCCGCACACCTCTGCCAAACCAACCGACTCGACCGATTCTGGCAAAATCGAAAAACTCACCTCGAACCCAGACGACAATACCTATCCGCAGCTTGAAAATCACAAAGTGCAGGCTGCACCCGCCAAGCGTTGGTATAGTCGATTAAGTCGCATAATTGACGGAATATCGGCCACCCAGCGGCAAATATCTCGCGTTTCAGTTACGAAGAGTTAAGTCGGACTATGACCATGATGAGACAAGATTGATATTAAATTGGCACGGAATCGACCGTTCGAAGAACGAATGTAAAAAGTGATGGAGCCGCATGGCCCATCATCGAAAATAACTGCGGTTCCGGCAAATTCGTTTATTGCAAGTTGCTGGATTCAACGCCGACGATCAGGCGTCTCGATAGTTCGATGTTTCTGCTTCCTGCTGGCCTGTTTTGTTCTGCCCAATTGTCGCCAATCGAATGTGTGAATTCATTCGCCTAATGGTAATACTTCTCCACGGATTAGATCGTCAAACGATTGTCGAGACCGAATCAACGTTGCCTCTCCCTCACGAATGAGCACCTCCGCCGCCAGCGGCTTGCTGTTGTAATTGCTTCCCATCACAAAGCCGTACGCGCCGGCGACTTCGATCACCAGTAGCTCCCCCACTTCCGCCGCTGGCAATGGCCGCGTGCAGACGAAGCCCCCATCTTCTTGCGTGAAGATATCCCCCGATTCGCACAACGGACCTCCCACCACAACATTGTTCAGTGGCCGGTCATGGCCGTCGCCACTGCGCGGCACAATCGACATCGGGTGATAAGCCCCGTAGAGAATCGGCCGCGCGAGGTTATTGAATCCTGCGTCAACTAAGTAATACGAGTTCTCACCCATTCGTTTGACCGCGCGAATCTCGGTCACCAAGTAGCCCGCCTCGGCCGACAGATAGCGGCCAGGCTCGATCTCGAGTGAGATTTTGTGGCCGAATGCATCTTCGAGCTTCTTCCGCGTCGCGTCCCATAGTTTGAAGTACGCGGCGAGATCGACGTACGACTGCTCGGCGCGATACGGAACCGGCAATCCGCCGCCAGCGCTGATGCTGGTGATCGTCCGGCCGACTTCGTGTGCGGCTGTCTCCATCGCGTCGCAGACGTGTTTCAAGTGTTCGAGATCGGTCCCCGAGCCGATGTGCATGTGCAAACTCGTCACGCCGAGGCCGTGGGCGTCGGCGCGCCGCAAGCACTCAGCCAAGTCGCTGTGCCAGATGCCATGCTTCGATTGCTCGCCACCGGTGTTCGTCTTGCGGCTATGACCGTGGCCGAAGCCGGGATTGATTCGCAGCGTAAGGTGACGCCCCGGCGCTCGCTCGCCGAGTTGATCGATCATGTCGGCCGAGCCGCAGTTCACATGAATGCCGTGCTGGACGACAAGGTCAAGTGCTTCGTGATCGAAGATGTCGGCAGTGTAAACCAGCGGCGGCGGCGCTTTGGGATCGTCGCCCACGGGCTTGTAACCAACTTTCATCGCTCGCTGAATCTCGCCGGCGCTGACGGCATCGACCAATGCTCCTTCGCGCCGCACCAAATCTAAAATCGCCAGATTCGAGCAGGCCTTTTGAGCGTAGCGAATCACGTCGAACGCCCGCAGATCGCTGATCCGCTCGATTATTTTAGCAGCGTCATAGACATAAACCGGGGTGCCAAATTGCTGGGCCAGCTCGCAGACGGGAATGCCGGCAATTTGTGTGCGAAGCGGAGAAAATGTAGGGACCGTTGACATGGAGTAACGACGGTGTCACTTTCCGTCGGGTTCGGATGATGGGCGGAAAACAAGTCAATTTAGTACGCCGCCCCCGCGATGAAAAGCCGCCGCGCTGGATAGAGGCGGCATTCGAATTAGCCACCCGTCCAGCGAGAATCGCCGCGATGACGCACCACGGACGACCGGTCGTGCAATCTGGGGCCTACATTTCGATGCTTGCACTGCATTCATCTGCGCCAAGTCGCTCTGGACAGCGGCGGCGGATTCCGATACTTTCCCTCCCCTCATCGGACGGTTACGCCGTCCTGCGTCTTGTCTCGGTTGGTCTCAAGGATTCCGGAGTCTAAACGGATGGCTGTGAGTGCGCTCGCTCGCCCCGGCGCAGCATTGTCGCGCGGGTGGCGAGAACTTGTCCTGCCGATCGCTTTGGTCGCCAGCGTGCTGGTGATTTTGGCGCCGGTGCCCTCAGCACTGCTCGATTTGCTGCTATCCGTCAACATTGCGCTGGCGGTCATTATTCTATTAACGACCGTGTATGTGCGTACGCCGCTGGAATTTAGCATCTTTCCCAGTTTGCTGCTGGCGACGACGCTGGCGCGGCTGGTGCTCAACATCGCGACGACGCGACTTATTCTAACGCGCGCCCAAACCGACGGGGCGCTGGCGGCAGGGCATGTTGTTAGGGCCTTCGGCGATTTTGTCGCTGGCAACCAAGTGACGGTTGGAATCGTCATTTTCGCGATCATCATCATCATTCAATTTGTCGTCATTACCAAGGGAGCGACGCGAATCAGCGAAGTCGCCGCTCGATTTGCGCTCGATGGAATGCCCG belongs to Pirellulales bacterium and includes:
- the lysA gene encoding diaminopimelate decarboxylase, yielding MSTVPTFSPLRTQIAGIPVCELAQQFGTPVYVYDAAKIIERISDLRAFDVIRYAQKACSNLAILDLVRREGALVDAVSAGEIQRAMKVGYKPVGDDPKAPPPLVYTADIFDHEALDLVVQHGIHVNCGSADMIDQLGERAPGRHLTLRINPGFGHGHSRKTNTGGEQSKHGIWHSDLAECLRRADAHGLGVTSLHMHIGSGTDLEHLKHVCDAMETAAHEVGRTITSISAGGGLPVPYRAEQSYVDLAAYFKLWDATRKKLEDAFGHKISLEIEPGRYLSAEAGYLVTEIRAVKRMGENSYYLVDAGFNNLARPILYGAYHPMSIVPRSGDGHDRPLNNVVVGGPLCESGDIFTQEDGGFVCTRPLPAAEVGELLVIEVAGAYGFVMGSNYNSKPLAAEVLIREGEATLIRSRQSFDDLIRGEVLPLGE